From the Oleiharenicola lentus genome, one window contains:
- a CDS encoding glycoside hydrolase family 43 protein, with translation MKIFLPYAMLFVAATTLLSGGESIAATDLRVRDPFILPDPATKTYYLYRQIANGRRDTTEGVRGVEVFQSKDLRTWTGPQTVFAQPPGFWADAEVWAPEVHKYQEKYHLFVTFTANRPLPGDSAAGAPPMRPRGTQILVADQPTGPFRPFANQAHTPAGWMSLDGTLWIEDGVPWMIFCHEWHQITDGTMDLVQLKPDLSAPVGEPRVLFPATAAPWVKSMKESIGGHHGYVTDGPFLFRTKIGKLLMIWSSFGTQRYAIGIAESVSGKVTGPWVQHPEPLFKADGGHGMIFTTFEGQLTLCFHQPNTRPDERMRFYPLEDTGDTLRLLNQQ, from the coding sequence ATGAAAATCTTCCTGCCTTACGCCATGCTCTTCGTTGCCGCCACCACCCTGCTCTCCGGCGGTGAATCCATCGCCGCCACCGATCTCCGCGTGCGCGATCCGTTCATTCTTCCCGACCCAGCGACCAAGACCTACTATCTCTACCGCCAGATCGCTAACGGCCGGCGCGACACGACCGAGGGCGTCCGAGGCGTCGAGGTCTTCCAGAGCAAGGATCTCCGCACGTGGACCGGTCCGCAGACCGTGTTCGCCCAGCCGCCCGGCTTTTGGGCCGACGCCGAGGTCTGGGCCCCCGAGGTCCATAAATATCAGGAGAAATATCATCTCTTCGTAACTTTCACCGCCAACCGCCCCCTCCCGGGAGATAGCGCCGCGGGTGCCCCGCCGATGCGCCCGCGCGGCACCCAGATCCTCGTGGCCGACCAACCCACCGGCCCGTTCCGGCCCTTTGCCAACCAAGCCCACACGCCCGCGGGCTGGATGTCGCTCGACGGCACGCTCTGGATCGAAGACGGTGTGCCCTGGATGATCTTCTGCCACGAATGGCACCAGATCACCGACGGCACGATGGACCTCGTGCAGCTCAAACCTGATCTCAGCGCTCCGGTCGGCGAACCCCGGGTATTGTTTCCCGCGACGGCGGCCCCTTGGGTGAAGAGCATGAAGGAATCCATCGGCGGTCATCATGGCTACGTCACCGACGGCCCGTTTCTCTTCCGCACAAAGATCGGCAAGCTCCTCATGATCTGGTCCAGTTTCGGCACGCAGAGATATGCCATTGGCATCGCCGAGTCCGTCTCGGGCAAGGTGACCGGACCGTGGGTGCAACACCCGGAACCACTCTTCAAGGCCGATGGCGGACACGGCATGATCTTCACGACCTTCGAGGGTCAGCTTACGCTCTGCTTCCATCAGCCCAACACCCGGCCGGATGAGCGCATGCGGTTTTACCCGCTGGAGGACACCGGCGACACGCTCCGCCTGCTGAACCAGCAATGA
- a CDS encoding sulfatase-like hydrolase/transferase, whose protein sequence is MSDTRPNFLVIMTDQQRADSVSLDTAGWTPHLASFAREAVNLSQTYCPSPHCCPSRATFFTGLYPSRHGVWNNVLNQHALSRGPRPGVRQWSTSLATAGYDLHFSGKWHVDADSDPEDHGWTEHHTSAAHGQDHHGPKWDFYEKLAREPASSGPRPPGLIRRPGYGDQRIYETLPSGGKMVHDDDAFAGALRALEQVKNGAKPWMLYAGFIGPHDPYAVPPEWLAKIPDFACELPPSYADDLRDKPVIYQRLREQLWDQLSPNEVREARRHYLAYCAYTDHLLGRLLAKLDSIGQRENTIVIFLSDHGDYAGDHGLFCKGIAGFRAAYHVPCYVRWPAGKLATGTTQEALVSLADFGPTFLELAGLPVPAFGFTGRSLVPVLRSVTPADWRDALVTQCNGVELAYTQRIVFTKEWKYIYNGFDRDELYDLVNDPHEMTNLAARPEHRDVVRAMCRRLWKFARAEGDELLSNYFTIGLAPFGPAEAFRD, encoded by the coding sequence ATGAGCGATACCCGGCCCAATTTTCTGGTCATCATGACCGACCAGCAGAGGGCCGATTCGGTGTCGCTCGATACTGCCGGCTGGACACCCCACCTCGCCTCCTTCGCTCGCGAAGCCGTCAACCTCTCGCAGACCTACTGCCCGTCGCCGCACTGCTGCCCCTCCCGCGCCACCTTCTTCACCGGTCTCTATCCCTCGCGCCATGGTGTTTGGAACAACGTGCTCAACCAGCACGCCCTCAGCCGCGGTCCACGTCCCGGCGTGAGACAATGGAGCACGTCACTCGCCACCGCCGGCTACGACCTGCACTTTTCGGGCAAGTGGCACGTGGACGCGGACTCCGATCCCGAAGACCACGGCTGGACCGAGCACCACACCTCCGCCGCCCATGGCCAGGACCACCATGGCCCGAAGTGGGACTTCTACGAAAAGCTCGCCCGCGAGCCCGCATCCTCCGGGCCGCGCCCGCCCGGCCTGATTCGCCGCCCCGGCTACGGCGACCAGAGGATCTACGAGACACTGCCCTCGGGCGGCAAAATGGTCCACGACGACGACGCTTTCGCCGGCGCCTTGCGCGCGCTCGAGCAGGTGAAAAATGGAGCGAAGCCCTGGATGCTCTATGCAGGCTTTATCGGGCCGCATGATCCGTATGCCGTCCCACCCGAATGGCTCGCGAAAATCCCGGACTTTGCATGCGAGTTGCCACCCAGTTACGCTGACGACCTTCGCGACAAGCCCGTGATCTATCAGCGCCTGCGCGAGCAACTCTGGGATCAGCTTTCTCCCAATGAAGTCCGCGAAGCGCGCCGCCATTACCTCGCCTACTGCGCCTATACCGACCATCTCCTCGGCCGGCTCCTTGCCAAACTAGACTCCATCGGCCAGAGGGAAAACACCATCGTGATTTTCCTCTCCGATCACGGTGACTACGCCGGGGACCACGGCCTGTTCTGCAAAGGCATCGCCGGCTTTCGCGCGGCCTATCATGTGCCCTGTTACGTGCGCTGGCCGGCCGGAAAACTCGCGACCGGCACGACCCAGGAGGCCCTCGTGTCCCTCGCCGACTTCGGCCCCACCTTCCTCGAACTCGCGGGGCTGCCCGTGCCGGCCTTCGGTTTCACCGGCCGCAGCCTCGTGCCGGTCCTCCGTAGCGTCACGCCGGCTGACTGGCGCGATGCGCTTGTCACACAATGCAACGGTGTCGAACTCGCCTACACCCAGCGCATCGTATTCACCAAGGAGTGGAAATACATCTACAACGGCTTCGACCGCGATGAGCTCTACGACCTCGTCAACGATCCGCACGAGATGACCAACCTCGCCGCGCGCCCCGAGCACCGCGACGTCGTGCGCGCGATGTGTCGCCGCCTGTGGAAGTTTGCCCGGGCAGAAGGCGATGAGCTCCTCAGCAACTACTTCACCATCGGCCTCGCGCCCTTCGGCCCCGCCGAGGCTTTCCGCGACTGA